A window from Choristoneura fumiferana chromosome 22, NRCan_CFum_1, whole genome shotgun sequence encodes these proteins:
- the LOC141440226 gene encoding LOW QUALITY PROTEIN: uncharacterized protein (The sequence of the model RefSeq protein was modified relative to this genomic sequence to represent the inferred CDS: inserted 1 base in 1 codon), producing MFNSEKPINGTYEHSVSYLLPFETNSNMAYIIICLYNWFVSYSLASTFLCHDFLIYVLVFHIWGHMKILEHNLNNFPRPSVVMKAKAVPMRYSKQENKEVMMKLKEMIMHYMMIKDYVANTTGSYSVTLYVYHGFHLVADCILLLECSTLEIKALAKYGFLTLCLYQELIQLSVVFELITSKGESLVDAVYQVPWECMDTGNRRTVLILLQIVQQTLSVKACGMVPVGVQTMLAILKGSFSYFLMLRTFARYKMDVFNLXYMKRIRFTLRSISAWPNHVFEDLPATKLSIISRYGYTSFLGILCCFSIVAQTTYMMKNMGKLGFIDLGQTCLNILMCLVYIQRTSLPIQTGYQAGIKEFASKFHLIYYKNKTDYSAKINKKVTKYCEIAVIVQHVQIYMVSFMYNLAPLYSNFNAGMFSSDKPINSTYVHSVSYVLPFDYNNEIGYIIVCLYNFYVSYNLATLFSGHDHLVCVFVFHIWGHLKIFEHDLNYFPRPSLAVKAKAVPLRYTKQESKEVAKKLKEMIEYYVMIKEFVAKTSNTYSVMLCVYYGFHLVSDCVLLLECSTLKMDALAKYGLLTLGLYQQLIDLSVVFELIASKSDSLVDAVYGLPWECMDNSNRRTVLILLQIVQQSLALKACNMVPVGVQTMQAIVKASFSYFLMLRTFASK from the exons ATGTTCAATTCAGAAAAACCTATAAATGGTACTTACGAGCATTCTGTCTCTTACTTATTGCCATTTGAGACCAACAGTAATATGGCTTATATTATCATATGCCTATATAACTGGTTTGTGTCGTATAGTTTGGCGAGTACGTTTTTATGCCACGATTTCCTGATATATGTGTTAGTATTCCACATTTGGGGTCATATGAAAATACTTGAGCACAACTTGAACAATTTTCCGCGACCGAGCGTCGTCATGAAGGCGAAAGCAGTTCCAATGCGGTACTCAAAGCAAGAGAACAAGGAAGTGATGATGAAGCTGAAGGAGATGATCATGCATTATATGATGATAAAGGA tTACGTAGCTAACACAACGGGATCATACAGCGTGACGCTGTACGTCTATCATGGTTTTCATCTCGTAGCGGATTGCATTTTGCTGTTGGAATGTTCTACCCTG GAAATTAAGGCATTGGCAAAGTATGGTTTCTTAACGTTGTGTCTATATCAGGAATTAATTCAACTCTCTGTGGTGTTTGAGCTAATTACGTCTAAG gGTGAGTCTCTGGTCGACGCAGTGTACCAAGTGCCGTGGGAGTGCATGGACACCGGCAACAGACGGACGGTGCTGATCCTGCTGCAGATCGTGCAGCAGACACTGTCGGTCAAAGCCTGTGGTATGGTGCCGGTCGGGGTGCAGACTATGCTGGCG ATTTTAAAAGGATCGTTTTCATATTTCCTGATGCTGAGGACATTTGCC CGATACAAAATGGatgtatttaatt ggtaTATGAAAAGAATCCGGTTTACTTTGAGGTCTATTAGTGCATGGCCAAATCATGTTTTCGAAGATCTTCCTGCTACAAAACTGTCAATCATATCAAGATATGGTTATACAAGTTTTTTGGGCATCCTCTGTTGTTTCTCAATCGTCGCTCAGACTACGTACATGATGAAGAACATGGGAAAACTGGGATTCATCGATTTGGGCCAAACATGCTTGAATATTTTGATGTGCCTCGTATATATC caAAGAACATCGCTGCCAATCCAAACAGGTTATCAAGCGGGAATCAAGGAATTTGCTTCAAAATTTCATCTGATATACTACAAGAATAAGACGGATTATTCTGCAAAA ATAAATAAGAAAGTGACAAAATATTGCGAAATCGCCGTCATAGTTCAACATGTGCAAATTTACATGGTATCGTTTATGTACAATTTAGCACCTCTTTATAGTAACTTTAATGCTGGAATGTTTAGTTCAGATAAACCTATAAATAGTACTTACGTACATTCCGTCTCTTACGTTTTACCATTTGACTACAACAATGAGATTGGGTACATTATTGTgtgtttatataatttttacgtCTCGTACAATTTGGCAACCTTGTTTTCGGGTCACGACCACCTGGTTTGTGTCTTTGTGTTCCATATTTGGGGACATTTGAAAATATTCGAGCACGACTTAAACTATTTCCCGCGGCCGAGCCTTGCTGTGAAAGCCAAAGCTGTTCCACTGCGGTACACAAAACAAGAAAGCAAAGAAGTGGCGAAGAAGTTGAAAGAGATGATTGAATATTATGTAATGATAAAAGA GTTCGTAGCAAAAACTTCTAATACGTACAGCGTGATGCTGTGTGTTTACTATGGCTTCCATCTTGTCTCGGATTGTGTTTTACTGTTGGAGTGTTCCACGCTG AAAATGGATGCATTGGCAAAATATGGACTACTAACTTTGGGCTTATACCAACAATTAATTGATCTGTCTGTGGTGTTTGAGCTCATTGCCTCCAAG AGTGACTCACTGGTCGACGCGGTGTACGGTTTGCCGTGGGAGTGCATGGACAACAGCAACCGACGGACGGTGCTGATCCTGCTGCAGATCGTGCAGCAGTCTCTGGCACTGAAAGCCTGCAACATGGTGCCGGTCGGGGTGCAGACTATGCAGGCG
- the LOC141440499 gene encoding uncharacterized protein isoform X1, with protein sequence MEVLKLRYMKRIQFTLGSVGAWPSHIFEDTPTKKWTVIRRYGYTSFLFTLCSIGMVAQVTYLFKNKGILKFIYLGQTCITLLMSCVFCQRTTLPMLTTYHGILKDFISKFHLTHHKHTSEFSLHTYNRVNKLCEMATIIQHIQLFTSALMFNIGPIYSNYKSGMFSSDEPVNGTFEHSVSYALPFAQNNKAWYTVICLYNFYVSYNVGCMFCCHDLLICLIVFHIWGHLNIFEHNLNFFPRPNTDDARTVPLRYSYEENKQVAQRLQDIVKYYIIIKEFLANTSSAYSVTLCVYYGFHLVSDCVLLLECSTLDPGAVATYGLLTLVVYQQLIQLSVIFELISSKTDPLVNAVYGLPWECMDNSNRRTVLILLQTVQQSLALKACNMVPVGVQTMQAQIKWMCSI encoded by the exons ATGGAAGTATTAAAATTGAGATACATGAAAAGGATTCAGTTTACCCTGGGCAGTGTAGGAGCATGGCCAAGCCACATATTTGAAGACACTCCGACCAAAAAATGGACAGTGATACGTCGATATGGCTATACAAGTTTTTTGTTCACTCTCTGTAGCATAGGAATGGTGGCACAGGTGACGTACTTGTTCAAGAACAAGGGTATACTGAAGTTTATTTACTTGGGtcaaacctgtataactttaCTGATGAGCTGCGTCTTTTGT CAAAGAACAACTTTGCCCATGCTTACTACGTATCATGGAATTTTGAAGGACTTTATTTCGAAATTTCATCTGACACATCACAAACACACGTCCGAATTTTCATTACAT acctATAACAGAGTGAATAAGCTTTGTGAAATGGCGACAATTATACAGCACATCCAACTTTTCACGTCCGCATTAATGTTCAACATAGGACCTATATACAGCAACTATAAAAGCGGAATGTTCAGTTCAGACGAACCCGTGAATGGTACTTTTGAACATTCCGTCTCATATGCTCTTCCATTTGCCCAAAACAATAAGGCTTGGTACACCGTAATCTGTTTATACAACTTTTACGTCTCATACAATGTGGGTTGTATGTTCTGCTGTCATGACCTCCTGATTTGTTTGATTGTGTTCCACATTTGGGGGCACTTGAACATTTTTGAGCACAACTTGAACTTTTTTCCGAGGCCTAATACTGACGATGCTAGAACGGTGCCGCTAAGGTATTCGTatgaagaaaacaaacaagtagCTCAGAGACTTCAGGATATTGTAAAATACTACATTATAATAAAGGA GTTCTTAGCAAACACTTCTAGCGCGTACAGCGTTACGCTGTGTGTCTACTACGGCTTTCACTTGGTTAGCGACTGCGTATTGCTGCTGGAGTGTTCTACGCTG GATCCAGGTGCTGTGGCAACATACGGTTTACTGACGTTGGTGGTTTATCAACAGTTAATCCAATTATCAGTGATATTTGAGCTTATTAGCTCCAAG ACGGATCCTCTGGTCAACGCGGTGTATGGTTTACCGTGGGAGTGCATGGACAACAGCAACCGACGGACGGTGCTGATCCTGCTGCAGACTGTGCAACAGTCTCTGGCACTGAAAGCCTGCAACATGGTACCAGTCGGAGTGCAGACTATGCAGGCG caaataAAATGGATGTGTTCGATATGA
- the LOC141440499 gene encoding uncharacterized protein isoform X2 produces MVAQVTYLFKNKGILKFIYLGQTCITLLMSCVFCQRTTLPMLTTYHGILKDFISKFHLTHHKHTSEFSLHTYNRVNKLCEMATIIQHIQLFTSALMFNIGPIYSNYKSGMFSSDEPVNGTFEHSVSYALPFAQNNKAWYTVICLYNFYVSYNVGCMFCCHDLLICLIVFHIWGHLNIFEHNLNFFPRPNTDDARTVPLRYSYEENKQVAQRLQDIVKYYIIIKEFLANTSSAYSVTLCVYYGFHLVSDCVLLLECSTLDPGAVATYGLLTLVVYQQLIQLSVIFELISSKTDPLVNAVYGLPWECMDNSNRRTVLILLQTVQQSLALKACNMVPVGVQTMQAQIKWMCSI; encoded by the exons ATGGTGGCACAGGTGACGTACTTGTTCAAGAACAAGGGTATACTGAAGTTTATTTACTTGGGtcaaacctgtataactttaCTGATGAGCTGCGTCTTTTGT CAAAGAACAACTTTGCCCATGCTTACTACGTATCATGGAATTTTGAAGGACTTTATTTCGAAATTTCATCTGACACATCACAAACACACGTCCGAATTTTCATTACAT acctATAACAGAGTGAATAAGCTTTGTGAAATGGCGACAATTATACAGCACATCCAACTTTTCACGTCCGCATTAATGTTCAACATAGGACCTATATACAGCAACTATAAAAGCGGAATGTTCAGTTCAGACGAACCCGTGAATGGTACTTTTGAACATTCCGTCTCATATGCTCTTCCATTTGCCCAAAACAATAAGGCTTGGTACACCGTAATCTGTTTATACAACTTTTACGTCTCATACAATGTGGGTTGTATGTTCTGCTGTCATGACCTCCTGATTTGTTTGATTGTGTTCCACATTTGGGGGCACTTGAACATTTTTGAGCACAACTTGAACTTTTTTCCGAGGCCTAATACTGACGATGCTAGAACGGTGCCGCTAAGGTATTCGTatgaagaaaacaaacaagtagCTCAGAGACTTCAGGATATTGTAAAATACTACATTATAATAAAGGA GTTCTTAGCAAACACTTCTAGCGCGTACAGCGTTACGCTGTGTGTCTACTACGGCTTTCACTTGGTTAGCGACTGCGTATTGCTGCTGGAGTGTTCTACGCTG GATCCAGGTGCTGTGGCAACATACGGTTTACTGACGTTGGTGGTTTATCAACAGTTAATCCAATTATCAGTGATATTTGAGCTTATTAGCTCCAAG ACGGATCCTCTGGTCAACGCGGTGTATGGTTTACCGTGGGAGTGCATGGACAACAGCAACCGACGGACGGTGCTGATCCTGCTGCAGACTGTGCAACAGTCTCTGGCACTGAAAGCCTGCAACATGGTACCAGTCGGAGTGCAGACTATGCAGGCG caaataAAATGGATGTGTTCGATATGA